From one Esox lucius isolate fEsoLuc1 chromosome 11, fEsoLuc1.pri, whole genome shotgun sequence genomic stretch:
- the LOC117595153 gene encoding galaxin-like, with protein sequence MHTRSVVDEDRFCCNQSLSYERKEGKRCSRSGHLYQPDSQLVCESHVNRPGNHCCGKTTYDPQTEICCNGHRHSSFVNVSCCGKEAYNRSSGEKKCCAGTLYDLPLQGQHTNESQCCGSVLMEAGSTQTCCFVPGLALVYTTQPGFSCCGHLYPNTSLWSCCAGVLQPRTVLHSRNHNESPGPRLLQLEDLYEDVCHNNVYIGTVETVSVMKNQMSVVMKNAVFLMLSKNQVRALSNPEYLRLFDHCSSPELVPGNTYIWVKPNRTLEDISFISDISDHPSPIYSILSMCSF encoded by the exons ATGCATACTAGAAG TGTAGTGGATGAAGACCGTTTCTGCTGCAACCAGAGCTTGTCCTACGAGCGGAAGGAGGGAAAGCGCTGCTCCCGGAGTGGCCACTTGTATCAGCCAGACAGCCAGTTGGTGTGTGAGTCACATGTCAACAGGCCtgggaaccactgctgtggAAAGACCACCTACGACCCCCAGACTGAGATCTGCTGCAACGGGCACAG ACACAGcagttttgtgaatgtgtcctGCTGTGGGAAGGAGGCCTACAACCGGAGCAGTGGAGAGAAGAAGTGCtgtgcaggtaccctgtatgatCTGCCCCTTCAGGGCCAGCACACAAATGAGTCCCAGTGCTGTGGAAGTGTCCTGATGGAGGCCGGCTCCACTCAAACCTGTTGCTTCGTGCCAGGACTTGCCCTGGTCTACACAACCCAACCGGGCTTCAGCTGCTGTGGGCACCTCTACCCTAACACCTCCCTCTGGTCCTGCTGCGCTGGGGTCCTGCAACCACGGACCGTACTGCACTCCAGGAACCACAACGAGAGTCCAG GTCCCAGGCTTCTTCAGCTAGAGGATCTGTATGAAGATGTGTGTCATAACAATG TTTACATAGGGACAGTGGAGACTGTGTCTGTGATGAAAAACCAGATGTCGGTTGTGATGAAGAACGCCGTGTTCTTGATGCTCTCGAAGAACCAGGTCCGGGCCCTGTCTAACCCTGAATATCTGAGGTTGTTTGACCACTGCAGCTCCCCTGAGCTGGTGCCAGGAAACACTTACATCTGGGTGAAACCAAATCGTACCCTGGAGGACATAAGCTTCATCTCTGACATCAGTGATCACCCATCCCCTATTTACTCTATTCTTTCCATGTGCAGCTTCTGA